A genomic region of Pristiophorus japonicus isolate sPriJap1 chromosome 22, sPriJap1.hap1, whole genome shotgun sequence contains the following coding sequences:
- the LOC139235152 gene encoding D(1C) dopamine receptor-like produces MLTGCLLLLLILSTLLGNTLVCAAVIKFRHLRSKVTNFFVISLAVSDLCVAVLVMPWKAITEVAGFWPFGGFCDIWVAFDIMCSTASILNLCIISVDRYWAIASPFRYERKMTQRVAFVMIGVAWLLSILISFIPVQLSWHKSEELFLPDNSTINQTSHGDCDSSLNRTYAISSSLISFYIPVAIMIITYTRIYRIAQRQIRRISSLERAAEHAQNCRGNDCAHETSLKTSFKKETKVLKTLSIIMGVFVFCWLPFFVLNCMVPFCDIGAHHSGGLPCVSETTFNIFVWFGWANSSLNPIIYAFNADFRKAFASILGCTKFCPNNNVEAVNFSNELASYHHDTTFQKDVMTLSYPHLLPHVVRQETDNDLSFDKVSQISHISQHAASVLPGAVHVECEAEISLDKIVPFTPNGLA; encoded by the coding sequence ATGCTCACCGGCTGCCTTCTGCTCCTCCTGATCCTCTCCACCTTGCTGGGCAACACCTTGGTCTGCGCCGCGGTCATCAAATTCCGACACTTGCGGTCGAAAGTCACCAACTTTTTCGTCATCTCGCTGGCTGTCTCCGACCTCTGCGTGGCTGTCTTGGTGATGCCGTGGAAGGCCATCACCGAGGTGGCGGGTTTCTGGCCCTTTGGAGGCTTCTGTGACATCTGGGTAGCGTTTGACATCATGTGTTCCACAGCTTCCATCCTCAACCTGTGCATCATCAGTGTGGATCGATACTGGGCAATCGCCAGTCCATTTCGTTACGAAAGGAAAATGACCCAACGAGTGGCGTTTGTGATGATTGGCGTGGCGTGGCTCTTGTCTATCTTAATTTCCTTCATTCCAGTGCAGTTGAGTTGGCACAAATCCGAGGAACTCTTCCTGCCCGACAATTCGACCATCAACCAAACCAGCCACGGAGACTGCGATTCAAGCTTGAATCGGACGTATGCCATCTCCTCCTCGCTGATCAGTTTCTACATTCCAGTGGCAATCATGATAATCACCTACACCCGAATCTACCGGATCGCTCAGAGACAGATCAGGCGGATTTCGTCTTTGGAAAGGGCAGCCGAACATGCTCAGAACTGCCGAGGTAACGACTGTGCCCACGAGACTTCTCTCAAAACCTCGTTCAAAAAAGAGACCAAGGTCCTCAAGACTCTGTCCATCATCATGGGAGTCTTTGTGTTTTGCTGGCTGCCGTTCTTCGTGTTGAATTGCATGGTTCCCTTCTGTGACATCGGTGCCCATCACTCTGGAGGGCTCCCCTGCGTGAGCGAGACCACCTTCAATATCTTCGTGTGGTTCGGCTGGGCAAATTCGTCCCTCAATCCCATCATCTACGCTTTCAATGCCGACTTCAGGAAGGCGTTTGCCAGCATCCTGGGCTGCACTAAGTTTTGCCCCAATAACAACGTGGAAGCTGTGAATTTCAGCAACGAGTTGGCATCCTATCACCACGACACCACCTTTCAGAAAGATGTCATGACCCTCAGTTACCCTCATCTCCTGCCACACGTGGTCAGGCAAGAGACGGACAACGATTTGAGCTTTGACAAAGTTTCCCAGATTTCTCACATTTCTCAGCACGCCGCCAGCGTGTTGCCCGGCGCAGTTCACGTGGAGTGCGAGGCGGAAATCTCCCTGGACAAAATTGTGCCGTTCACCCCCAATGGGTTGGCGTGA